Proteins from one Megalopta genalis isolate 19385.01 chromosome 1, iyMegGena1_principal, whole genome shotgun sequence genomic window:
- the LOC117220708 gene encoding glutaminyl-peptide cyclotransferase has translation MFELFLKIVLLFIGPFAIETNAATQTFFRDEKYDHKPLTLSSSQINRLADLSNVTHLNEVLDNICVVRIVGTPEHGRVKNYIKQSMQDLGWNVETDAFEDHTPNFGKLQFENIVAKLNPNAKRYLALACHYDSKYTRERNFIGATDSAVPCAQMINLAKVLKDHLDSVKNRNVSLMFIFFDGEEAFKEWGPKDSIYGARHLAKAWNTNYTTSENGEDISELDKLDILILLDLIGASDPTFYNYFSNTEKWYSLLVSIENRLAGSRKFSSYSYGQPAQSYFQPYSMQVFIEDDHIPFLHKGTPILHMIPYPFPSFWHKPGDNRDNIDLNTIENINKILRSFVASYLHIPVVVEDFISTSFKSG, from the exons ATGTTCGAGCTGTTTCTAAAAATTGTCCTGCTGTTCATCGGCCCGTTTGCGATCGAGACAAACGCTGCGACACAAACGTTTTTCCGAGATGAAAAG TACGATCACAAGCCACTTACGTTATCAAGCAGTCAAATAAATAGGTTGGCGGATCTATCAAATGTGACACATTTAAACGAGGTTTTAGACAACATATGTGTCGTGAGAATCGTCGGCACTCCAGAACACGGAAGAGTGAAAAAC TACATTAAACAGTCGATGCAAGATCTTGGCTGGAATGTAGAGACCGATGCTTTCGAAGATCATACTCCAAATTTTGGGAAATTGCAGTTTGAAAATATAGTTGCCAAATTAAATCCTAATGCGAAAAGGTATTTGGCATTGGCTTGTCATTACGACTCGAAATACACCAGAGAAAGGAATTTTATCGGTGCTACAGACAGCGCGGTGCCATGCGCTCAGATGATCAATCTTGCCAAAGTTTTGAAAGATCATCTAGATTCTGTGAAAAAT AGAAATGTGAGTTTAATGTTTATATTCTTTGACGGCGAAGAAGCATTTAAAGAGTGGGGCCCAAAGGATTCCATTTATGGCGCCAGGCATTTAGCTAAAGCTTGGAACACAAATTATACTACTTCTGAAAATGGTGAAGACATTTCAGAATTGGACAAACTG GATATATTGATCCTTTTGGACTTAATAGGTGCTTCGGACCcaacattttataattatttcagtAACACCGAGAAATGGTATTCCTTACTAGTGTCCATTGAAAATAGGTTGGCTGGTTCTAGAAAGTTTTCATCGTACAGTTACGGACAACCTGCTCAATCGTATTTCCAACCCTATTCGATGCAGGTTTTTATCGAGGACGACCATATTCCATTTTTACATAAAG GCACTCCTATTTTGCACATGATACCATATCCGTTTCCATCGTTCTGGCATAAACCAGGAGACAATCGTGATaacatagatttaaatactatagaaaatattaataaaatcctGAGGAGTTTCGTGGCGTCGTACTTACACATTCCTGTTGTCGTAGAAGACTTTATATCAACAAGTTTCAAAAGTGGTTAA